The following are encoded together in the Petrotoga olearia DSM 13574 genome:
- a CDS encoding HTH domain-containing protein produces MSKVLQDRQKEILKTIVELYIKNEKPVSSDEVLENSNIKASSATIRNDMQKLQKLGYIYQQHSSGGRIPTDPALKIYFQMIKDAYNQEDTHLEIPKKYKFYDLNLMFQSLSELLANALEGLVIFEYPNPKYVYITRVTVTPLMETNNVITILTNLGLAVSRTVEIYGLPPSAELENILNNGLVGKSFHSLFMFLSAPKFETEDLRVTNFIEILGNLTSEFNRKKYIVSGLEKVISKSIPDLETIETLASMVENDTIKEGIFKLLGFTDDIEILFGEDLNSKALKKMVFFYTTYKLNADPLGRVLFITQKYCNYEKIYFFLREYISRFSEIISKNL; encoded by the coding sequence ATGTCTAAGGTGCTACAAGATAGACAAAAAGAAATTCTAAAAACCATTGTTGAATTATACATAAAAAACGAAAAACCGGTCAGCTCAGATGAGGTTTTAGAAAATTCGAATATAAAAGCTAGTAGTGCTACTATCAGGAACGATATGCAAAAACTCCAAAAATTAGGATACATTTATCAACAACACTCTAGCGGTGGAAGAATTCCTACTGATCCCGCTTTAAAGATCTATTTTCAAATGATAAAAGACGCCTACAACCAAGAGGATACGCACCTTGAAATCCCAAAAAAATACAAGTTTTATGATTTGAATCTTATGTTTCAAAGTTTGAGTGAATTGCTAGCAAATGCCTTGGAGGGTTTGGTCATCTTTGAGTATCCTAATCCAAAGTATGTTTATATTACAAGGGTAACAGTTACCCCCTTGATGGAGACAAATAACGTCATTACTATTTTAACAAATTTAGGCCTTGCTGTATCCAGGACGGTTGAAATATATGGTCTGCCGCCTTCAGCGGAATTGGAAAATATTCTTAATAACGGTCTTGTTGGCAAATCTTTTCATTCACTTTTCATGTTTCTTTCAGCTCCAAAGTTTGAAACGGAGGATCTAAGGGTTACTAATTTCATAGAGATTTTAGGAAATCTAACATCTGAGTTCAACAGAAAAAAATACATTGTAAGTGGTCTTGAAAAAGTCATCTCTAAATCTATTCCAGACTTAGAAACTATCGAAACGTTGGCTTCTATGGTTGAAAATGATACAATCAAAGAAGGCATATTTAAACTTTTAGGTTTCACCGATGATATAGAAATATTATTTGGTGAAGATTTAAACTCTAAAGCGTTAAAAAAGATGGTATTTTTCTATACTACTTACAAATTAAATGCTGACCCCCTTGGGAGGGTACTTTTTATAACTCAAAAATACTGTAATTATGAAAAAATCTACTTTTTTTTGAGAGAGTATATTTCTAGATTCTCAGAGATTATATCAAAAAATTTGTGA
- a CDS encoding YitT family protein: MKFNISIQKIDVKDYIIITLGTLITALGLVLFMIPYNIIAGGVSGLAIILNNFFGWWVGIQMFAYNLILFTLGFWLLGIGFGIKSIYSAALLSFSTDFFQHGLGLDQLIPSLMAETGNAGLEMTLLAAFYGALIAGFGMGLVIWKGATTGGTDIIAMIFNKFFSLSVGTGLMIADTVITASSILINPLLPMYGIIAIFVTAKTIDGVIEGFESTRTILVISDHYDKIKEDIYSKLDRGVTFLKGVGSYTNQEKNIVMVTISRSEIGLLKNIIKERDSNAFMVILPNSEAIGYGFKKIS, translated from the coding sequence TTGAAATTTAACATCTCCATTCAAAAAATAGATGTCAAAGATTATATTATTATTACGTTGGGGACTTTGATAACCGCCTTGGGATTGGTTCTGTTTATGATCCCTTACAATATTATTGCCGGAGGAGTTAGTGGGCTAGCCATAATATTAAACAATTTTTTCGGTTGGTGGGTAGGAATACAAATGTTTGCTTATAATTTGATCTTGTTCACTTTAGGGTTTTGGTTGCTTGGAATAGGTTTTGGAATAAAGAGTATATACTCGGCAGCTCTACTATCCTTTTCCACTGATTTTTTTCAACATGGTTTAGGATTGGATCAACTTATTCCTTCGTTGATGGCAGAAACAGGCAATGCAGGTTTAGAAATGACTTTATTGGCTGCATTTTATGGGGCTTTAATAGCTGGATTTGGCATGGGTTTAGTTATATGGAAAGGCGCAACAACCGGTGGAACGGATATAATCGCAATGATTTTCAACAAGTTTTTTTCTTTAAGCGTAGGTACAGGCCTTATGATTGCTGATACCGTTATAACAGCTTCTTCCATATTAATTAATCCTTTATTACCAATGTATGGAATAATAGCGATTTTTGTAACTGCAAAGACTATAGATGGGGTGATAGAAGGATTTGAATCGACAAGAACGATTTTGGTTATAAGTGATCATTATGATAAAATTAAAGAGGACATATATAGCAAATTAGATAGAGGAGTTACCTTTTTAAAGGGAGTAGGTAGTTACACAAATCAAGAAAAAAATATAGTAATGGTCACTATTTCAAGGTCAGAGATAGGTTTGCTTAAGAACATTATAAAAGAGAGAGATAGCAACGCATTCATGGTTATATTGCCAAATAGTGAAGCCATTGGATATGGTTTCAAAAAAATATCTTAG
- a CDS encoding hemolysin family protein, producing MDDPGGLWGSLVLLIVLLFLSGFFSGSETALTTIGKYRIKELIDEEKDDKKRKKYQHFVENPNHYLTTILVMNNLVNILATSTATVFAVRLMPSSQSGAVGLVTAIMTLLILIFGEITPKVYARENREKYFSFAFFTINFLNQLLTPVVWLLVNLSNVFISLFGGETITNAPPLITEDEIISYLDIGHEEGVIEKSEKYLMQRSLEMKDTSVREIMTPRVDISAIEDIKTMEELIKIINEEGYSRIPVFKETLDNVIGIVYAKDIFKKLEEVRDFSKLQKLRVVEIMHKPFFVPITMKIRDVFRMFLNNHTHMAIVVDEYGGTAGLVTLEDIIEEMTGEIFDEYDDFTDETNITRVAENVILVDGTTPINDVERELDIEFPETEFETIGGFLLERFQRFPKPGEIYFLENYEFEVISVTINKIDKVKITVHPKMQTDNQEGAEKDEG from the coding sequence GTGGATGACCCCGGTGGTTTGTGGGGCTCATTAGTTTTATTGATTGTTCTTTTATTTCTTTCAGGATTTTTTTCTGGGTCTGAAACTGCTTTGACTACAATAGGGAAATATAGGATAAAAGAACTGATCGATGAAGAAAAAGACGATAAAAAAAGGAAAAAATACCAACATTTTGTTGAAAACCCAAATCATTATTTAACTACTATATTAGTAATGAACAATCTTGTGAATATCTTGGCCACATCTACGGCAACGGTTTTTGCAGTAAGATTAATGCCATCTTCACAAAGTGGTGCTGTTGGTTTAGTAACGGCTATTATGACCCTATTGATATTGATTTTTGGAGAGATTACACCCAAGGTATACGCTAGAGAAAATAGAGAAAAATATTTTAGTTTTGCCTTTTTCACAATCAATTTTCTAAATCAACTTTTAACACCCGTTGTGTGGTTGCTTGTAAACCTTTCAAACGTGTTTATCAGCCTTTTTGGTGGTGAGACCATTACCAATGCTCCACCACTAATCACAGAGGACGAAATAATTTCTTACTTAGACATAGGGCATGAAGAAGGGGTAATTGAGAAGAGTGAAAAGTACCTAATGCAAAGAAGTTTAGAGATGAAGGATACCTCAGTCAGAGAAATTATGACTCCAAGGGTTGATATATCTGCGATTGAAGACATAAAAACTATGGAAGAATTGATAAAGATAATAAATGAAGAAGGATACTCTAGGATACCTGTTTTCAAGGAAACGTTGGATAATGTTATTGGAATAGTCTACGCAAAAGATATTTTCAAAAAACTCGAAGAGGTAAGAGATTTTAGCAAACTGCAAAAATTAAGAGTTGTGGAGATTATGCATAAACCATTTTTTGTTCCCATAACGATGAAAATAAGGGATGTTTTTAGGATGTTTTTAAATAATCATACACATATGGCTATAGTAGTTGATGAATATGGAGGAACAGCCGGATTAGTTACTTTAGAAGATATAATAGAAGAGATGACTGGAGAAATTTTTGATGAGTATGATGACTTTACCGATGAAACCAATATTACAAGGGTAGCAGAAAATGTTATACTAGTGGATGGCACAACACCAATAAATGACGTTGAAAGAGAGTTGGATATAGAATTTCCCGAAACTGAGTTTGAAACCATAGGTGGTTTCTTACTTGAAAGGTTTCAAAGGTTCCCTAAACCCGGCGAGATATATTTTCTAGAAAATTATGAATTCGAAGTGATTTCTGTAACCATCAATAAGATCGATAAAGTTAAAATAACTGTACATCCAAAAATGCAAACAGACAACCAAGAAGGGGCTGAGAAAGATGAAGGATAA
- a CDS encoding cytidine deaminase yields MKDKTIVETLYEEAMKTRENAYTPYSNFKVGASLLSDNGEIFSGCNVENASYGLSLCAERNTIFSAVARGERKFKAMLIVAEGEAPVKPCGACRQVMAEFGDFDVYLANTKGKIEKTKVSELLPNAFSPKDL; encoded by the coding sequence ATGAAGGATAAAACAATAGTTGAAACGTTGTATGAAGAAGCTATGAAAACAAGAGAAAATGCATATACTCCTTATTCTAATTTTAAAGTAGGTGCAAGTTTGTTATCGGATAACGGGGAAATATTTTCAGGTTGTAATGTGGAAAATGCTTCGTATGGATTATCTCTCTGTGCTGAAAGGAACACAATATTTTCCGCAGTTGCCAGGGGCGAACGTAAATTCAAAGCTATGTTAATCGTTGCAGAAGGTGAGGCACCTGTAAAACCATGTGGGGCATGTAGACAAGTAATGGCTGAGTTCGGGGATTTCGACGTATATTTAGCAAATACGAAGGGAAAAATAGAAAAAACGAAGGTAAGTGAGTTGCTACCAAATGCCTTTAGCCCGAAGGATCTGTGA
- a CDS encoding NUDIX domain-containing protein, whose translation MDLIEKEVSKEVIFKGKILDLEKYNVELPDKNISTREVVNHPGAVAILPVDNEGNIYLVKQYRFPIRKVLIEIPAGKFDSPNEDPLECGKRELAEEIGKKANKWIELGYIYTTPGFSTEKIYLYLAKEFTEVGVNPDDDEFVEVLKVTTNEMKEMIKKGEITDSKSICAFYKYLLLE comes from the coding sequence ATGGATTTAATAGAAAAAGAAGTGTCAAAAGAAGTTATTTTTAAGGGAAAAATCTTGGATTTAGAAAAATACAACGTAGAATTACCAGACAAAAACATATCAACCAGGGAAGTTGTCAATCATCCCGGAGCGGTAGCAATATTGCCGGTAGATAACGAAGGAAATATCTACCTCGTTAAACAATACAGATTCCCTATAAGAAAAGTATTGATAGAAATTCCTGCTGGAAAGTTCGATTCACCTAATGAGGACCCTTTGGAATGCGGTAAAAGGGAGTTAGCAGAAGAAATAGGAAAGAAGGCTAACAAGTGGATTGAATTAGGATACATATATACAACTCCAGGTTTTTCAACGGAAAAAATATATTTATATCTCGCCAAAGAATTCACTGAAGTTGGAGTCAATCCAGACGATGACGAGTTTGTTGAAGTCTTAAAGGTAACAACAAATGAAATGAAAGAGATGATAAAAAAAGGCGAAATTACCGATTCGAAAAGTATTTGTGCTTTCTACAAATATTTACTCCTTGAATAA
- the murF gene encoding UDP-N-acetylmuramoyl-tripeptide--D-alanyl-D-alanine ligase, whose amino-acid sequence MLERLKYKGHNFQIDSRKVNEGDVFLCLKGEKTDGHLFINDALKNGASYVIVEKDVVDFPKEKIIKVNSVLEEMLISASTLINENAKLKIGITGSTGKTTTKECLYYLLLAYFKTFRNEMNLNTEIGIPLSILNNYNNEETVILEEGLRKKGDLEFLSRYFNLDVAIITNVGASHLEFLDSLETVAEEKMKITSNMDKGVLIINGDYSLLKELAPKHLNQLTFGTKDENDAVLKSFEYNENHTTTFYARILQEDLMVTLNHYWSEGQILDLLSGLLLLRFIDLPVDPYYLFNINIPQDRFQTIKRGNLLIVNDSYNASYESFKSAFNSIKKWNLSPKIIIMGEIKELGKYSEEYHIKVITEALNIFDRIYFYDPQENFTYLSNDKVTFFKELKKIDEIISNTTKGVIYIKGSNTTGINKYLKESDLIWKD is encoded by the coding sequence ATGTTGGAACGTTTAAAATATAAAGGCCACAATTTTCAAATTGACTCTCGAAAAGTGAATGAAGGTGACGTATTTTTATGTTTAAAAGGTGAGAAAACCGACGGACACCTATTTATAAACGACGCATTGAAAAACGGAGCGTCTTACGTAATTGTTGAAAAAGATGTTGTTGACTTTCCAAAAGAAAAAATAATCAAAGTCAACAGCGTCCTAGAAGAAATGCTCATCTCTGCCTCAACATTGATCAATGAAAACGCCAAATTAAAGATTGGAATAACCGGATCCACTGGAAAAACCACCACGAAAGAATGCTTGTATTATTTGTTGTTAGCTTATTTCAAAACTTTTAGAAACGAGATGAATTTGAATACGGAAATAGGAATACCCTTATCGATTTTGAACAACTATAACAACGAAGAAACCGTCATACTAGAAGAAGGTCTTAGAAAAAAGGGAGACCTTGAATTTTTATCAAGATATTTTAATTTAGATGTTGCCATTATCACGAACGTAGGGGCTTCACATTTGGAATTTCTAGACTCTTTAGAAACGGTAGCTGAAGAAAAAATGAAAATAACAAGCAACATGGATAAAGGAGTTTTAATAATCAATGGAGACTACTCATTATTAAAAGAATTGGCACCGAAACATCTGAACCAACTAACCTTTGGAACAAAAGATGAAAACGATGCCGTTTTAAAAAGCTTCGAGTACAATGAAAACCACACAACGACCTTTTACGCTAGAATTCTACAGGAAGATTTGATGGTAACGCTGAACCATTATTGGAGTGAAGGTCAGATATTAGACTTACTCTCAGGATTGCTGCTTTTGAGATTCATCGATTTACCAGTTGATCCATACTATTTATTTAACATCAACATCCCTCAAGATCGTTTTCAAACCATAAAACGTGGGAATCTTTTAATAGTAAACGACTCTTACAACGCATCCTACGAATCTTTTAAAAGTGCTTTTAACAGCATAAAAAAGTGGAATCTTTCTCCTAAAATTATCATAATGGGAGAAATAAAAGAATTAGGAAAATACAGCGAAGAATACCACATCAAAGTTATAACAGAAGCCTTAAATATTTTTGATCGGATTTATTTCTACGATCCTCAAGAAAATTTCACCTATCTATCAAATGATAAAGTTACCTTCTTTAAAGAGCTAAAAAAAATTGATGAAATAATATCAAACACCACCAAAGGAGTGATCTATATAAAAGGATCTAACACTACTGGAATAAACAAATATCTAAAGGAAAGTGACTTAATTTGGAAAGATTGA
- the gltX gene encoding glutamate--tRNA ligase, with protein sequence MISNTVRTRFAPSPTGYLHVGGARTALFNYLFSKKNEGKFILRIEDTDIERSTKESEDQLINTLKWLNLNWDEGPINGGNYGPYRQSERLEIYQRRAKELIEKGKAYEAYISPEEIEEIKNKLISEGKPPHYTYDLISKYNTKERIEEYNSKGLKPVVFLKMPQKDYELDDKIKGKVIFKKGSIGDFIILRSNGIPTYNFAVVVDDIDMKITHVIRGDDHLPNTLRQMAIYEAFEAETPIFAHVSMILGPDGKKLSKRHGATSVEEFMVQGYLPEAVDNYLALLGWSHPEGKEILPLCEIINNFTLDRVNSSPAIFDEKKLKWMNAQYLRNKPLEEIYQLAEPYVIGSKLLSKKQYEANKKWVIKSIETILSSVEILSEIPEKMEVFLKDVFPDTNDPEFREYFNKRGVKEAINLVYKYFSEDDRWDVQTITENLKNAMSETDPQKKPFYMSLRKILTDSFHGPDLINTIFLLGRNTVLERLQRVIKI encoded by the coding sequence ATGATCTCAAATACGGTAAGAACAAGGTTTGCACCAAGTCCAACAGGTTATCTTCACGTTGGTGGGGCTAGAACAGCGCTTTTCAACTATCTCTTTTCAAAAAAAAATGAGGGAAAATTTATCTTAAGAATCGAAGATACAGACATAGAACGTTCAACAAAAGAATCCGAAGATCAGCTTATAAATACCCTAAAATGGTTGAATTTGAATTGGGATGAAGGGCCTATAAATGGTGGAAATTATGGACCTTATCGCCAGAGTGAAAGATTAGAAATCTACCAACGAAGAGCAAAAGAACTAATAGAAAAAGGGAAAGCATACGAGGCATATATCTCACCAGAAGAAATAGAAGAAATAAAAAATAAGCTAATCAGCGAAGGTAAACCACCACATTATACCTATGATTTGATTTCAAAGTACAACACAAAGGAAAGAATTGAAGAGTACAATAGCAAAGGGTTAAAACCCGTTGTTTTTTTGAAGATGCCTCAAAAAGATTATGAACTTGACGACAAAATAAAAGGTAAAGTTATCTTTAAGAAAGGTTCTATAGGAGATTTTATAATTCTAAGAAGTAACGGTATACCTACATATAATTTCGCTGTCGTTGTGGACGATATAGATATGAAAATCACCCATGTTATCAGGGGGGACGATCATCTGCCAAACACTTTAAGACAAATGGCCATTTATGAGGCTTTTGAGGCTGAAACCCCGATATTTGCACATGTTTCAATGATCTTGGGACCAGATGGGAAGAAATTATCAAAAAGGCATGGTGCCACCTCTGTTGAAGAATTTATGGTCCAAGGATATTTACCGGAAGCAGTTGATAATTATTTGGCTTTGCTTGGTTGGTCTCATCCTGAGGGTAAAGAAATATTGCCCCTCTGTGAAATAATCAATAATTTTACTTTGGATAGAGTCAATTCGAGCCCCGCCATATTCGATGAGAAAAAATTAAAATGGATGAACGCACAGTATCTAAGAAATAAACCTTTAGAAGAAATCTATCAACTCGCTGAACCTTATGTGATTGGATCAAAACTACTAAGTAAAAAACAATATGAAGCGAACAAAAAATGGGTTATTAAATCTATAGAAACTATTCTTTCTTCTGTAGAAATACTTAGCGAAATACCCGAAAAAATGGAAGTTTTTCTAAAAGATGTATTTCCAGATACAAATGATCCTGAATTTAGAGAATATTTCAATAAAAGAGGAGTAAAAGAAGCTATCAACTTAGTTTATAAGTATTTCAGTGAAGATGACAGATGGGATGTACAAACTATAACAGAGAATTTAAAGAATGCCATGAGCGAAACCGACCCTCAAAAGAAACCATTTTACATGTCTTTAAGGAAAATTTTAACAGATTCATTTCATGGACCGGATTTGATAAATACGATATTTTTGCTGGGTAGAAACACTGTTTTGGAAAGGCTTCAAAGGGTGATAAAGATTTGA
- a CDS encoding nucleotide exchange factor GrpE gives MEERKKTEEITEQEEQQEIKEKESNQEDIEQLKNKVEKLEKENKELKNELKKLEKEKDEFKEYSIHLKTKFEDYKDLVEKEKKQIKLSTTKMIIEKLLVPFEKLKLSLNYKDEPEFVSAVEMVYKDMLKVFDSLKMKFIIPQKGDQFDPFEHDVVDKYETKEVNEYCVYGVQSIGYKLEAEVIKPARVIVAVKPKEDAPNGVKEKVEDKKIPCDENTCSEKQTVEGIDSKEGDK, from the coding sequence ATGGAAGAAAGAAAAAAAACTGAAGAAATAACAGAACAAGAGGAACAACAAGAAATAAAAGAAAAAGAATCCAATCAAGAAGATATCGAACAGTTGAAAAATAAAGTAGAGAAATTAGAAAAAGAAAACAAAGAGCTAAAAAACGAGTTAAAAAAGCTGGAAAAAGAAAAAGATGAATTTAAAGAGTATTCTATACATCTCAAAACTAAATTTGAAGATTACAAAGATTTAGTAGAAAAAGAAAAAAAGCAGATAAAATTAAGCACTACAAAGATGATAATAGAAAAACTACTCGTCCCATTTGAAAAGTTGAAACTTTCTTTGAATTACAAAGATGAACCTGAATTTGTTTCAGCGGTTGAGATGGTTTACAAAGATATGTTGAAAGTCTTTGACTCCTTGAAAATGAAGTTTATCATTCCTCAAAAAGGAGATCAATTCGATCCGTTTGAACATGATGTTGTAGACAAGTATGAGACAAAAGAAGTGAATGAATACTGTGTATACGGTGTTCAATCCATAGGATACAAATTGGAAGCCGAAGTAATTAAACCTGCAAGGGTTATAGTGGCGGTAAAACCGAAGGAGGACGCCCCGAACGGGGTCAAGGAAAAAGTTGAAGATAAGAAAATCCCTTGCGACGAAAATACTTGTTCCGAGAAACAAACTGTGGAAGGGATCGACTCAAAAGAAGGTGACAAATAA
- the dnaJ gene encoding molecular chaperone DnaJ produces MMAERKDYYKILGVDRNASQEEIKKAYRQKVKEWHPDRHIENKEEAERKFKEIQEAYEVLSDPQKRKVYDRFGFVPEEGTAYTGQRSAGGGIGDIFGDIFGEDFGGGTVSDFFDMFFGTEGSRGRSSSRQRNVVKERGEDINVVISLKLEEIMYDVKKIVEYNRYEECHHCHGTGAENGTSFETCPRCNGRGVIREEQRSFFGSFVRTYACPRCNGEGRIISRRCSYCGGSGKVLKKERIEVTIPAGVPNSYTMRIKGKGNAGKNGGPNGDLIVQVRVLPHEKFIRKGADLETEITINYLKAVLGGTVKIPTLEGDFEEELPEGTNPGTILRFKNMGLPEFGGGKRGDLYVKINVKINKPSRKEKKILSQLLEETNVE; encoded by the coding sequence ATTATGGCTGAAAGAAAAGATTATTACAAAATCTTAGGAGTAGATAGAAATGCTTCACAGGAAGAGATAAAAAAAGCGTATAGACAAAAAGTTAAAGAATGGCATCCTGATAGACACATTGAAAATAAAGAAGAAGCCGAGCGCAAATTTAAAGAGATTCAGGAAGCTTATGAAGTTTTAAGTGATCCACAAAAAAGGAAAGTTTACGATAGATTCGGTTTTGTACCAGAAGAAGGAACCGCCTATACTGGACAAAGAAGTGCAGGTGGCGGTATAGGTGATATTTTTGGAGATATTTTTGGAGAAGATTTTGGTGGAGGCACCGTCTCAGACTTTTTCGATATGTTCTTTGGTACTGAAGGAAGTAGAGGTAGATCCTCCTCGAGACAGCGAAATGTAGTCAAAGAACGCGGCGAGGATATTAATGTAGTAATCAGTTTAAAATTAGAAGAAATTATGTATGATGTTAAGAAAATTGTTGAATACAACAGATATGAAGAATGTCATCATTGTCATGGTACTGGAGCGGAAAACGGCACAAGTTTTGAAACTTGCCCAAGGTGTAACGGTAGAGGGGTAATAAGAGAGGAGCAAAGGAGTTTTTTTGGAAGCTTTGTAAGGACATATGCATGTCCAAGGTGTAACGGAGAAGGTAGAATAATCAGTCGTAGATGTTCTTACTGTGGAGGTAGTGGAAAAGTTTTGAAAAAAGAAAGGATTGAAGTTACGATACCTGCTGGCGTGCCAAATAGCTATACCATGAGGATAAAAGGAAAAGGCAATGCGGGCAAGAACGGAGGCCCAAACGGTGATTTAATTGTTCAAGTAAGAGTTCTTCCTCATGAAAAGTTTATCAGAAAAGGGGCAGATTTAGAAACAGAAATCACGATAAATTATCTGAAAGCAGTTTTGGGAGGAACCGTCAAGATTCCTACATTGGAAGGAGATTTCGAAGAAGAGTTACCAGAAGGAACTAACCCTGGAACAATTTTAAGGTTTAAAAATATGGGACTTCCAGAATTTGGTGGAGGCAAAAGAGGAGATTTATATGTCAAAATAAACGTGAAAATCAATAAGCCATCGAGAAAAGAAAAGAAGATCCTTAGTCAACTTTTGGAAGAAACAAATGTTGAATAA
- a CDS encoding UDP-N-acetylmuramoyl-L-alanyl-D-glutamate--2,6-diaminopimelate ligase — translation MKIPSKKIIQFLNGNIKKHVITNEILNIADIKDNSENVEKDDIFIAFKGSRFDGHDYIISAFNKGASLIIAQDEEKIPNIDSLQYIIVEDIKKAAADLTHKLYDISLDDFKILGVTGTNGKSTTVSLVHHILQKLDKNSTLISTVGIKINDELIDEPYNTTPSILELAKILKKSKENNIEFINIEVSSHAIDQRRIQGFKYDIISYTNITRDHLDYHKDFEEYKNIKLSLMNYLKDEGTIIINLDRLNKEDFLKSGKEIITYGFDKNADFVIDNYEQTLQQMKFTITTKENKSFEIRSPMIGKFNVYNITNAFVIATLFGLAPEEIIYSIFTFKGVPGRFQIVPGSKSLGFFAVIDFAHTPDALNEVLKTASSITEGRIITVFGAGGNADKGKRKLMGQVVSEHSDVIVLTNDDPKDEDPDQIIEDVSKGIDQDKHFIVIPDRETAIDTALRFANKGDIVIIAGRGHEKYQLFANGKKVKFNDYEVTKKLIDKIKRSSGR, via the coding sequence ATGAAAATCCCTTCAAAAAAAATAATACAATTTTTAAACGGTAATATAAAAAAGCATGTAATAACAAACGAGATATTGAACATAGCAGATATCAAAGACAACAGCGAAAATGTTGAAAAAGACGATATTTTCATCGCCTTCAAAGGTTCCCGTTTCGATGGCCATGATTATATCATTTCTGCATTTAATAAAGGTGCTTCTTTAATAATCGCTCAAGACGAAGAAAAGATCCCAAATATCGATTCTCTCCAGTATATAATTGTAGAGGATATTAAAAAGGCCGCTGCAGACTTAACTCACAAATTATACGACATCTCGCTAGATGATTTTAAAATACTGGGAGTAACAGGCACCAATGGCAAATCTACAACGGTATCGTTAGTTCATCACATCTTACAAAAACTAGATAAAAATTCCACTCTAATAAGTACCGTAGGGATTAAAATAAACGACGAATTAATTGACGAACCTTACAACACTACTCCTAGTATCTTAGAGCTGGCAAAAATATTAAAAAAAAGCAAAGAAAATAATATTGAATTTATAAACATTGAAGTATCCTCTCATGCGATAGATCAAAGAAGAATCCAAGGTTTTAAATACGATATCATATCTTACACAAACATAACAAGGGACCATCTGGACTATCATAAAGATTTTGAAGAATACAAAAATATAAAATTGTCCCTGATGAACTATTTAAAAGATGAAGGAACAATAATAATAAACCTGGACAGGTTGAACAAAGAGGACTTCTTAAAAAGTGGGAAAGAAATTATAACCTACGGATTCGATAAAAATGCAGACTTTGTGATAGATAACTACGAACAAACACTTCAACAAATGAAATTCACTATAACAACAAAGGAAAACAAAAGTTTTGAAATACGCTCCCCCATGATAGGGAAGTTCAACGTTTACAATATAACAAACGCTTTTGTAATAGCAACCCTCTTCGGATTGGCTCCTGAGGAAATCATCTATTCCATTTTCACATTTAAAGGAGTTCCTGGAAGGTTCCAAATTGTTCCAGGCAGCAAATCGCTAGGTTTCTTTGCAGTTATCGATTTTGCACACACCCCCGATGCACTCAACGAAGTATTAAAAACCGCTTCATCAATAACTGAAGGTAGGATAATCACAGTATTTGGAGCTGGAGGAAACGCAGACAAGGGGAAACGAAAGTTAATGGGACAAGTTGTAAGTGAACATTCGGACGTTATAGTTCTCACCAACGATGATCCAAAAGATGAAGACCCTGACCAAATAATAGAAGACGTATCAAAAGGTATAGACCAAGATAAACATTTCATCGTTATACCCGATAGAGAAACCGCCATAGATACAGCCCTAAGATTTGCCAACAAAGGGGACATAGTAATCATAGCGGGAAGAGGCCATGAAAAATATCAACTCTTCGCCAATGGAAAAAAGGTTAAGTTCAACGATTACGAAGTAACAAAAAAACTAATTGACAAAATCAAAAGGAGTTCGGGAAGGTAA